In a genomic window of Cuculus canorus isolate bCucCan1 chromosome Z, bCucCan1.pri, whole genome shotgun sequence:
- the MOCS2 gene encoding molybdopterin synthase catalytic subunit isoform X6: MDESEDLPKDFIKLKSEKLSVAEVSELVSSPYCGAVSLFIGTTRNNFEGKKVIHLEYEAYTSMAETEIKKICRDVRQKWPSVKHIAVHHRLGVVPITEASVIIAVSSPHRVESLEAVTYCINTLKASVPIWKKLAYSQITRTRSSGESLQLLLKSRMVVKAPNTFGRIWTSPQ; the protein is encoded by the exons ATGGATGAAAGCGAAGATTTGCCAAAAGATTTTATCAAGCTCAAGTCTGAAAAGCTTTCTGTAGCTGAAGTGTCAGAGCTCGTCAGTTCACCATACTGTGGTGCAGTGTCTCTGTTCATTG GTActacaagaaataattttgaagggaaaaaagtgatTCACTTAGAATATGAAGCATATACTTCAATGGCAGagactgaaataaagaaaatctgcagAGATGTTAGACAGAAATGGCCATCAGTCAAACATATTGCAGTGCATCATAGACTTGG TGTGGTTCCAATAACTGAAGCAAGTGTAATTATTGCAGTCTCTTCTCCACATAGAGTTGAATCCCTTGAAGCTGTAACATACTGCATCAATACCTTAAAAGCATCTGTCCCAATATGGAAAAAG CTGGCTTACTCCCAGATTACACGCACAAGAAGTTCTGGGGAAAGTTTGCAGCTGCTCCTGAAAAGCAGAATGG
- the MOCS2 gene encoding molybdopterin synthase catalytic subunit isoform X9, translating to MDESEDLPKDFIKLKSEKLSVAEVSELVSSPYCGAVSLFIGTTRNNFEGKKVIHLEYEAYTSMAETEIKKICRDVRQKWPSVKHIAVHHRLGVVPITEASVIIAVSSPHRVESLEAVTYCINTLKASVPIWKKMLN from the exons ATGGATGAAAGCGAAGATTTGCCAAAAGATTTTATCAAGCTCAAGTCTGAAAAGCTTTCTGTAGCTGAAGTGTCAGAGCTCGTCAGTTCACCATACTGTGGTGCAGTGTCTCTGTTCATTG GTActacaagaaataattttgaagggaaaaaagtgatTCACTTAGAATATGAAGCATATACTTCAATGGCAGagactgaaataaagaaaatctgcagAGATGTTAGACAGAAATGGCCATCAGTCAAACATATTGCAGTGCATCATAGACTTGG TGTGGTTCCAATAACTGAAGCAAGTGTAATTATTGCAGTCTCTTCTCCACATAGAGTTGAATCCCTTGAAGCTGTAACATACTGCATCAATACCTTAAAAGCATCTGTCCCAATATGGAAAAAG ATGTTGAACTAG
- the MOCS2 gene encoding molybdopterin synthase catalytic subunit isoform X8 — protein MDESEDLPKDFIKLKSEKLSVAEVSELVSSPYCGAVSLFIGTTRNNFEGKKVIHLEYEAYTSMAETEIKKICRDVRQKWPSVKHIAVHHRLGVVPITEASVIIAVSSPHRVESLEAVTYCINTLKASVPIWKKDYTLCYGDVTLKEQIALF, from the exons ATGGATGAAAGCGAAGATTTGCCAAAAGATTTTATCAAGCTCAAGTCTGAAAAGCTTTCTGTAGCTGAAGTGTCAGAGCTCGTCAGTTCACCATACTGTGGTGCAGTGTCTCTGTTCATTG GTActacaagaaataattttgaagggaaaaaagtgatTCACTTAGAATATGAAGCATATACTTCAATGGCAGagactgaaataaagaaaatctgcagAGATGTTAGACAGAAATGGCCATCAGTCAAACATATTGCAGTGCATCATAGACTTGG TGTGGTTCCAATAACTGAAGCAAGTGTAATTATTGCAGTCTCTTCTCCACATAGAGTTGAATCCCTTGAAGCTGTAACATACTGCATCAATACCTTAAAAGCATCTGTCCCAATATGGAAAAAG GACTACACTCTCTGCTATGGAGATGTTACCCTAAAAGAGCAAATTGCTCTGTTCTAA
- the MOCS2 gene encoding molybdopterin synthase catalytic subunit isoform X7 — MDESEDLPKDFIKLKSEKLSVAEVSELVSSPYCGAVSLFIGTTRNNFEGKKVIHLEYEAYTSMAETEIKKICRDVRQKWPSVKHIAVHHRLGVVPITEASVIIAVSSPHRVESLEAVTYCINTLKASVPIWKKEMYEDEYSWKENKECFWANSEK, encoded by the exons ATGGATGAAAGCGAAGATTTGCCAAAAGATTTTATCAAGCTCAAGTCTGAAAAGCTTTCTGTAGCTGAAGTGTCAGAGCTCGTCAGTTCACCATACTGTGGTGCAGTGTCTCTGTTCATTG GTActacaagaaataattttgaagggaaaaaagtgatTCACTTAGAATATGAAGCATATACTTCAATGGCAGagactgaaataaagaaaatctgcagAGATGTTAGACAGAAATGGCCATCAGTCAAACATATTGCAGTGCATCATAGACTTGG TGTGGTTCCAATAACTGAAGCAAGTGTAATTATTGCAGTCTCTTCTCCACATAGAGTTGAATCCCTTGAAGCTGTAACATACTGCATCAATACCTTAAAAGCATCTGTCCCAATATGGAAAAAG GAGATGTATGAGGATGAAtattcttggaaagaaaacaaggagtgCTTTTGggcaaattcagaaaaataa
- the MOCS2 gene encoding uncharacterized protein MOCS2 isoform X1, with translation MRCLRTWFSGRSEWLDSMTQEAFSSLVIPSQQRCPAHSAEGALPVPVTAWGAGLRSGHRAEPGHSAEGAGPGHGGAAPAAQAAGGGAGGPGAGAAGSRRRAGPARGRRLHELPGVGAVLRPQRRAGGAAPRDPPGAAAGDGAAALGGDRQPSPQPPQENPRLEDGCCSFRSVLEAELCLLSYGIKWFLLFGRNTCFLEISSWSCSLETRLPSSHQLVEAESTQDRFSSELWMKAKICQKILSSSSLKSFL, from the exons ATGAggtgcttaaggacatggtttagtggcagatcggaatggctggactcgatgacccaagaggccttttccagcctagtgatcCCGAGCCAGCAGCGCTGCCCGGCTCACAGCGCGGAGGGAGCGCTGCCGGTCCCCGTCACAGCGTGGGGAGCGGGGCTGCGGTCGGGCCATCGCGCGGAGCCAGGTCACAGCGCGGAGGGAGCGGGGCCGGGTCACGGCGGGGCCGCGCCAGCAGCCCAGGCCGCAGGGGGCGGTGCGGGCGGCCCGGGCGCAGGCGCTGCCGGGAGCCGGCGCAGAGCGGGGCCCGCCCGGGGACGGCGGCTCCATGAGCTGCCAG GTGTCGGTGCTGTACTTCGCCCGCAGCGCCGAGCTGGCGGGGCTGCGCCGAGAGACCCTCCGGGTGCCGCGGCAGGTGACGGCgctgcagctctgggaggaGATCGTCAGCCTTCACCCCAG CCACCACAAGAAAATCCAAGATTAGAAGATGGGTGTTGCAGTTTTAGAAGTGTATTGGAAGCAGAGTTGT GCTTGCTGTCATACGGGATCAAGTGGTTTTTGCTGTTCGGCAGGAATACGTGCTTCTTGGAGATCAGCTCCTGGTCTTGCAGCCTGGAGACGAGGTTGCCATCATCCCACCAATTAGTGGAGGCTGAATCTACCCAGGATCG cttttctagtGAGCTATGGATGAAAGCGAAGATTTGCCAAAAGATTTTATCAAGCTCAAGTCTGAAAAGCTTTCTGTAG
- the MOCS2 gene encoding uncharacterized protein MOCS2 isoform X10: MSCQVSVLYFARSAELAGLRRETLRVPRQVTALQLWEEIVSLHPRNTCFLEISSWSCSLETRLPSSHQLVEAESTQDRFSSELWMKAKICQKILSSSSLKSFL, from the exons ATGAGCTGCCAG GTGTCGGTGCTGTACTTCGCCCGCAGCGCCGAGCTGGCGGGGCTGCGCCGAGAGACCCTCCGGGTGCCGCGGCAGGTGACGGCgctgcagctctgggaggaGATCGTCAGCCTTCACCCCAG GAATACGTGCTTCTTGGAGATCAGCTCCTGGTCTTGCAGCCTGGAGACGAGGTTGCCATCATCCCACCAATTAGTGGAGGCTGAATCTACCCAGGATCG cttttctagtGAGCTATGGATGAAAGCGAAGATTTGCCAAAAGATTTTATCAAGCTCAAGTCTGAAAAGCTTTCTGTAG
- the MOCS2 gene encoding uncharacterized protein MOCS2 isoform X4, whose protein sequence is MRCLRTWFSGRSEWLDSMTQEAFSSLVIPSQQRCPAHSAEGALPVPVTAWGAGLRSGHRAEPGHSAEGAGPGHGGAAPAAQAAGGGAGGPGAGAAGSRRRAGPARGRRLHELPGLLSYGIKWFLLFGRNTCFLEISSWSCSLETRLPSSHQLVEAESTQDRFSSELWMKAKICQKILSSSSLKSFL, encoded by the exons ATGAggtgcttaaggacatggtttagtggcagatcggaatggctggactcgatgacccaagaggccttttccagcctagtgatcCCGAGCCAGCAGCGCTGCCCGGCTCACAGCGCGGAGGGAGCGCTGCCGGTCCCCGTCACAGCGTGGGGAGCGGGGCTGCGGTCGGGCCATCGCGCGGAGCCAGGTCACAGCGCGGAGGGAGCGGGGCCGGGTCACGGCGGGGCCGCGCCAGCAGCCCAGGCCGCAGGGGGCGGTGCGGGCGGCCCGGGCGCAGGCGCTGCCGGGAGCCGGCGCAGAGCGGGGCCCGCCCGGGGACGGCGGCTCCATGAGCTGCCAG GCTTGCTGTCATACGGGATCAAGTGGTTTTTGCTGTTCGGCAGGAATACGTGCTTCTTGGAGATCAGCTCCTGGTCTTGCAGCCTGGAGACGAGGTTGCCATCATCCCACCAATTAGTGGAGGCTGAATCTACCCAGGATCG cttttctagtGAGCTATGGATGAAAGCGAAGATTTGCCAAAAGATTTTATCAAGCTCAAGTCTGAAAAGCTTTCTGTAG
- the MOCS2 gene encoding uncharacterized protein MOCS2 isoform X3 yields the protein MRCLRTWFSGRSEWLDSMTQEAFSSLVIPSQQRCPAHSAEGALPVPVTAWGAGLRSGHRAEPGHSAEGAGPGHGGAAPAAQAAGGGAGGPGAGAAGSRRRAGPARGRRLHELPGVGAVLRPQRRAGGAAPRDPPGAAAGDGAAALGGDRQPSPQPPQENPRLEDGCCSFRSVLEAELCLLSYGIKWFLLFGRNTCFLEISSWSCSLETRLPSSHQLVEAESTQDRTRLSYQEGTCMH from the exons ATGAggtgcttaaggacatggtttagtggcagatcggaatggctggactcgatgacccaagaggccttttccagcctagtgatcCCGAGCCAGCAGCGCTGCCCGGCTCACAGCGCGGAGGGAGCGCTGCCGGTCCCCGTCACAGCGTGGGGAGCGGGGCTGCGGTCGGGCCATCGCGCGGAGCCAGGTCACAGCGCGGAGGGAGCGGGGCCGGGTCACGGCGGGGCCGCGCCAGCAGCCCAGGCCGCAGGGGGCGGTGCGGGCGGCCCGGGCGCAGGCGCTGCCGGGAGCCGGCGCAGAGCGGGGCCCGCCCGGGGACGGCGGCTCCATGAGCTGCCAG GTGTCGGTGCTGTACTTCGCCCGCAGCGCCGAGCTGGCGGGGCTGCGCCGAGAGACCCTCCGGGTGCCGCGGCAGGTGACGGCgctgcagctctgggaggaGATCGTCAGCCTTCACCCCAG CCACCACAAGAAAATCCAAGATTAGAAGATGGGTGTTGCAGTTTTAGAAGTGTATTGGAAGCAGAGTTGT GCTTGCTGTCATACGGGATCAAGTGGTTTTTGCTGTTCGGCAGGAATACGTGCTTCTTGGAGATCAGCTCCTGGTCTTGCAGCCTGGAGACGAGGTTGCCATCATCCCACCAATTAGTGGAGGCTGAATCTACCCAGGATCG GACCAGACTTTCCTACCAGGAAGGAACCTGCATGCATTAA
- the MOCS2 gene encoding uncharacterized protein MOCS2 isoform X12, with protein MSCQVSVLYFARSAELAGLRRETLRVPRQVTALQLWEEIVSLHPRNTCFLEISSWSCSLETRLPSSHQLVEAESTQDRTRLSYQEGTCMH; from the exons ATGAGCTGCCAG GTGTCGGTGCTGTACTTCGCCCGCAGCGCCGAGCTGGCGGGGCTGCGCCGAGAGACCCTCCGGGTGCCGCGGCAGGTGACGGCgctgcagctctgggaggaGATCGTCAGCCTTCACCCCAG GAATACGTGCTTCTTGGAGATCAGCTCCTGGTCTTGCAGCCTGGAGACGAGGTTGCCATCATCCCACCAATTAGTGGAGGCTGAATCTACCCAGGATCG GACCAGACTTTCCTACCAGGAAGGAACCTGCATGCATTAA
- the MOCS2 gene encoding uncharacterized protein MOCS2 isoform X2 yields MRCLRTWFSGRSEWLDSMTQEAFSSLVIPSQQRCPAHSAEGALPVPVTAWGAGLRSGHRAEPGHSAEGAGPGHGGAAPAAQAAGGGAGGPGAGAAGSRRRAGPARGRRLHELPGVGAVLRPQRRAGGAAPRDPPGAAAGDGAAALGGDRQPSPQPPQENPRLEDGCCSFRSVLEAELCLLSYGIKWFLLFGRNTCFLEISSWSCSLETRLPSSHQLVEAESTQDRIRQRGAADSLTTVVHAG; encoded by the exons ATGAggtgcttaaggacatggtttagtggcagatcggaatggctggactcgatgacccaagaggccttttccagcctagtgatcCCGAGCCAGCAGCGCTGCCCGGCTCACAGCGCGGAGGGAGCGCTGCCGGTCCCCGTCACAGCGTGGGGAGCGGGGCTGCGGTCGGGCCATCGCGCGGAGCCAGGTCACAGCGCGGAGGGAGCGGGGCCGGGTCACGGCGGGGCCGCGCCAGCAGCCCAGGCCGCAGGGGGCGGTGCGGGCGGCCCGGGCGCAGGCGCTGCCGGGAGCCGGCGCAGAGCGGGGCCCGCCCGGGGACGGCGGCTCCATGAGCTGCCAG GTGTCGGTGCTGTACTTCGCCCGCAGCGCCGAGCTGGCGGGGCTGCGCCGAGAGACCCTCCGGGTGCCGCGGCAGGTGACGGCgctgcagctctgggaggaGATCGTCAGCCTTCACCCCAG CCACCACAAGAAAATCCAAGATTAGAAGATGGGTGTTGCAGTTTTAGAAGTGTATTGGAAGCAGAGTTGT GCTTGCTGTCATACGGGATCAAGTGGTTTTTGCTGTTCGGCAGGAATACGTGCTTCTTGGAGATCAGCTCCTGGTCTTGCAGCCTGGAGACGAGGTTGCCATCATCCCACCAATTAGTGGAGGCTGAATCTACCCAGGATCG GATAAGacagagaggagcagctgaCAGTCTTACCACAGTAGTCCATGCTGGTTGA
- the MOCS2 gene encoding uncharacterized protein MOCS2 isoform X11, whose amino-acid sequence MSCQVSVLYFARSAELAGLRRETLRVPRQVTALQLWEEIVSLHPRNTCFLEISSWSCSLETRLPSSHQLVEAESTQDRIRQRGAADSLTTVVHAG is encoded by the exons ATGAGCTGCCAG GTGTCGGTGCTGTACTTCGCCCGCAGCGCCGAGCTGGCGGGGCTGCGCCGAGAGACCCTCCGGGTGCCGCGGCAGGTGACGGCgctgcagctctgggaggaGATCGTCAGCCTTCACCCCAG GAATACGTGCTTCTTGGAGATCAGCTCCTGGTCTTGCAGCCTGGAGACGAGGTTGCCATCATCCCACCAATTAGTGGAGGCTGAATCTACCCAGGATCG GATAAGacagagaggagcagctgaCAGTCTTACCACAGTAGTCCATGCTGGTTGA
- the MOCS2 gene encoding circumsporozoite protein isoform X5, whose protein sequence is MRCLRTWFSGRSEWLDSMTQEAFSSLVIPSQQRCPAHSAEGALPVPVTAWGAGLRSGHRAEPGHSAEGAGPGHGGAAPAAQAAGGGAGGPGAGAAGSRRRAGPARGRRLHELPGVGAVLRPQRRAGGAAPRDPPGAAAGDGAAALGGDRQPSPQEYVLLGDQLLVLQPGDEVAIIPPISGG, encoded by the exons ATGAggtgcttaaggacatggtttagtggcagatcggaatggctggactcgatgacccaagaggccttttccagcctagtgatcCCGAGCCAGCAGCGCTGCCCGGCTCACAGCGCGGAGGGAGCGCTGCCGGTCCCCGTCACAGCGTGGGGAGCGGGGCTGCGGTCGGGCCATCGCGCGGAGCCAGGTCACAGCGCGGAGGGAGCGGGGCCGGGTCACGGCGGGGCCGCGCCAGCAGCCCAGGCCGCAGGGGGCGGTGCGGGCGGCCCGGGCGCAGGCGCTGCCGGGAGCCGGCGCAGAGCGGGGCCCGCCCGGGGACGGCGGCTCCATGAGCTGCCAG GTGTCGGTGCTGTACTTCGCCCGCAGCGCCGAGCTGGCGGGGCTGCGCCGAGAGACCCTCCGGGTGCCGCGGCAGGTGACGGCgctgcagctctgggaggaGATCGTCAGCCTTCACCCCAG GAATACGTGCTTCTTGGAGATCAGCTCCTGGTCTTGCAGCCTGGAGACGAGGTTGCCATCATCCCACCAATTAGTGGAGGCTGA
- the MOCS2 gene encoding molybdopterin synthase sulfur carrier subunit isoform X13 codes for MSCQVSVLYFARSAELAGLRRETLRVPRQVTALQLWEEIVSLHPRLAVIRDQVVFAVRQEYVLLGDQLLVLQPGDEVAIIPPISGG; via the exons ATGAGCTGCCAG GTGTCGGTGCTGTACTTCGCCCGCAGCGCCGAGCTGGCGGGGCTGCGCCGAGAGACCCTCCGGGTGCCGCGGCAGGTGACGGCgctgcagctctgggaggaGATCGTCAGCCTTCACCCCAG GCTTGCTGTCATACGGGATCAAGTGGTTTTTGCTGTTCGGCAGGAATACGTGCTTCTTGGAGATCAGCTCCTGGTCTTGCAGCCTGGAGACGAGGTTGCCATCATCCCACCAATTAGTGGAGGCTGA